Proteins encoded together in one Oncorhynchus nerka isolate Pitt River linkage group LG19, Oner_Uvic_2.0, whole genome shotgun sequence window:
- the LOC115146985 gene encoding ankyrin repeat domain-containing protein 34A-like, whose amino-acid sequence MEGEEGVTGGPPEPGNPLLQAVFLCRLRLTRLLLEGGAYINESDGRGQTALMVACKTRHADRQSASRTRMVQYLLESGADPNIQDKAGRSALMHACLEKAGAGVVSLLLASGADPGLEDHSGSSALVHSVTAGDKEALKVLLDTCKARGKEVIIITTNTLPCGTSRTKQYLNVPPLTPLDQGGGLHLTAAPPCASPSEIQLLTSPQCTSSHPPHQVFNFKEDQCSGCETVSSQPDPRSHAPILEQSRVERLMQPLQRLNSEPWLRIPASLLALQPVAAPSSSDDLPDISPEEELSLMTSRLGWNNYDNSAPIWYNCSTDLDNNTSNVISFSKSEGRLNEEEVGERDQREEEEGLLVRKLSFAGLSSPHSASNPNLHSYSIGTGQGPPNPSFSTGTRLRGCPLPLPMSSLRSIIQRRHLGADHYNSDPQLAVPTGGFPEEGRTPLDSRRQATSRSSTLLTSRESLVAPNLTKRALSGLERQGSGALLLGHISQTRPGCLPPLNSHHHTPIPHIVGVANPSPCVLGSSPSSRAVCREVAGLRPLLPSAPSGLPRDLRTRRMLLRRHSIQTEQIK is encoded by the coding sequence atggagggggaggaaggtgTGACAGGGGGCCCTCCCGAGCCGGGAAACCCCCTCCTCCAGGCCGTGTTCCTCTGCCGCCTGCGCCTTACACGTCTCCTTTTGGAGGGTGGAGCCTACATCAACGAGAGCGACGGGCGTGGCCAGACGGCCCTGATGGTGGCCTGTAAGACGCGGCACGCCGACCGGCAGAGCGCCAGCCGCACCCGCATGGTCCAGTACCTGCTGGAGAGCGGAGCCGACCCCAACATCCAGGACAAGGCGGGCCGCTCAGCCCTGATGCATGCCTGCCTGGAGAAGGCTGGGGCCGGGGTGGTGTCCTTGCTCCTGGCCAGTGGAGCGGACCCGGGCCTGGAGGACCATTCTGGGAGCTCAGCGCTGGTCCACTCGGTCACGGCCGGCGACAAGGAGGCTCTGAAGGTGCTGCTGGACACCTGCAAGGCCCGAGGGAAGGAAGTGATCATCATTACCACCAACACACTCCCCTGTGGGACGTCCAGGACCAAACAGTACCTCAACGtgccccctctcacccccctcgaCCAGGGGGGAGGGCTGCACCTGACGGCTGCTCCTCCTTGCGCCTCACCCTCTGAGATCCAGCTCCTCACCTCCCCTCAGTgcacctcctctcatcctcctcaccAAGTCTTTAACTTTAAGGAAGACCAGTGTTCTGGGTGTGAGACAGTCAGCTCCCAGCCTGACCCCCGGTCACATGCTCCCATTCTGGAGCAGAGCAGGGTGGAAAGGCTGATGCAGCCCCTCCAGAGGCTGAACTCAGAGCCCTGGCTGAGGATTCCTGCCTCTCTACTGGCCCTGCAACCTGTCGCTGCTCCCTCGTCCTCAGATGACCTCCCAGACATCAGCCCAGAGGAGGAACTCTCCCTCATGACCAGCAGGTTGGGCTGGAACAACTACGACAACAGCGCCCCTATCTGGTACAACTGCAGTACTGACCTGGATAACAACACTTCTAATGTTATTAGCTTTAGCAAGTCTGAGGGGAGGTTGAATGAGGAAGAGGTAGGGGAAAGGGatcagagggaggaggaagaggggctgTTGGTGCGTAAGTTGTCCTTTGCCGGCCTCTCTTCGCCACACTCTGCCTCCAACCCAAACCTCCACTCATACAGCATCGGCACAGGCCAAGGTCCCCCAAACCCATCTTTCTCCACTGGTACCAGACTCCGCGGctgccccctcccccttcctATGTCCAGCCTGCGCAGCATCATCCAGAGACGCCACCTGGGTGCCGACCACTACAACTCTGACCCCCAGCTGGCTGTGCCTACCGGGGGCTTCCCTGAGGAGGGCCGAACCCCGCTGGATAGCAGGAGACAGGCCACTTCCCGCTCCTCCACCCTTCTGACCTCCAGGGAATCACTGGTGGCCCCAAACCTGACCAAGAGAGCCCTCTCTGGGCTGGAGCGTCAGGGCTCAGGGGCCCTCCTCCTGGGCCACATCTCCCAGACCCGCCCAGGGTGCCTGCCGCCCCTGAACTCTCACcaccacacccccatccctcaCATCGTTGGAGTCGCCAACCCCAGCCCCTGTGTCCTGGGCAGCAGTCCCAGCAGTAGGGCTGTCTGCCGGGAGGTAGCAGGCCTGaggcccctcctcccctcagctccctccGGCCTCCCCAGAGACCTGAGGACCAGGAGGATGCTGCTGAGGAGACACTCCATACAGACAGAGCAGATCAAGTAG